Proteins encoded together in one Oncorhynchus mykiss isolate Arlee chromosome 7, USDA_OmykA_1.1, whole genome shotgun sequence window:
- the LOC110529039 gene encoding phospholipid transfer protein, producing the protein MASCTVSILFLLIVAMSAAEPPGCKIRITNRGLEMLKYETQKFVVEELSNITMPEMKGNEGRFEYTINEVKINELNLTYADLAFQPGLGLLFEVQNSSIALSFQRRILYWFFYDTGAINASAEGVNIHTVLHMTKDELGRLKISNITCDASIGKMKMKFTGTLGRVYDFLATFLTTGMRFLLNQQICPAMNHAGLVLINSLLETIPVRTEVDKYVGIDYSLLSDPVVTSRSLDMDFRGMFFELGNENNTLVNYAVNPIVREYDRMVYLGLSEYFFDSGLYSYYKAGIFQMNIANERMPKDLEMLLRTTYFGTIMMMNPALVEYPISLRLELNSAPKTTIKTSGATVAVTAIATVMVLPPGAAPVQLSSMTMEAKFNAKVSMKGKRLAVLADLRRFKIFSNQSALESLALIPLQGPLKTMLQISIVPIINNWTKRGVSIPLADGLDFIEEVVEYHNGYLIIGANLHFSKGLREMIERKIQADAENAI; encoded by the exons TGAAGTATGAGACCCAGAAGTTTGTGGTGGAGGAACTGAGCAACATCACCATGCCAGAGATGAAGGGCAATGAGGGCCGCTTCGAGTACACCATCAATGA GGTGAAAATAAATGAGTTGAATCTGACCTACGCAGACCTGGCATTTCAGCCTGGTCTGGGACTGCTCTTCGAGGTGCAGAACTCGTCCATCGCCCTCAGCTTCCAGAGACGCATCCTGTATTGGTTCTT CTATGACACGGGAGCCATCAACGCCTCTGCAGAAGGCGTGAACATCCACACTGTCCTGCACATGACCAAAGATGAGTTGGGTCGTCTCAAGATCTCCAACATCACCTGTGATGCGTCCATCGGCAAAATGAAAATGAAGTTCACTGGCACCTTAGG GAGGGTGTATGACTTCTTGGCGACGTTCTTGACCACAGGAATGCGCTTCCTTCTTAACCAACAG ATCTGCCCTGCCATGAACCACGCTGGTTTGGTTCTAATCAACTCTTTGTTGGAGACAATTCCAG TGCGAACTGAAGTGGATAAGTACGTGGGGATCGACTACTCTCTCCTTAGTGACCCAGTGGTGACTTCAAGGAGTCTTGACATGGATTTCAGG GGCATGTTCTTTGAGCTCGGGAACGAGAACAACACCTTGGTCAACTATGCCGTCAACCCAATCGTGAGAGAGTACGATCGAATGGTGTACCTGGGTCTGTCTGAGTACTTCTTTGACAGTGGGTTGTACTCCTATTATAAAGCCGGCATATTCCAAATGAATATCGCTAACGAGCGC ATGCCAAAGGATCTGGAGATGCTCCTCAGGACAACCTATTTTGGCACCATTATGATGATG AACCCAGCCCTGGTGGAGTACCCTATCTCCCTGCGACTGGAGTTGAACTCTGCCCCCAAGACTACCATCAAGACTTCCGGGGCTACTGTGGCCGTCACCGCCATCGCCACGGTGATGGTGCTGCCGCCCGGCGCGGCGCCCGTGCAGCTCAGCAGCATGACCATG GAGGCCAAATTCAATGCCAAGGTGTCCATGAAGGGCAAGAGACTGGCTGTCCTTGCAGACTTGAGGAG GTTTAAAATCTTCTCCAACCAGTCTGCTTTGGAATCACTGGCG CTTATTCCCCTACAAGGCCCTCTGAAGACCATGCTGCAGATCTCAATAGTACCCATCATCAACA ACTGGACCAAGAGAGGTGTCTCGATCCCTCTTGCAGATGGTTTGGACTTCATAGAGGAAGTGGTGGAGTATCATAAC GGTTACCTCATCATCGGGGCAAACCTACATTTCAGCAAGGGACTGAGGGAGATGATCGAGAGGAAAATCCAGGCTGATGCCGAGAACGCCATCTAA